A stretch of DNA from Treponema pectinovorum:
TATGCTCTTCAATTTTTGAAATTGAGTTTTGCACATACTGTATCTTATTTCCATCTTATAGACGCTCTTCGGTTGTTAAGTTTATAAAATGGATCGCGATTCTTTTTGCAGTTTGGTTTTGCTTTACAAAAATTTCTGACTTGAACATAACTCAATTTCTTGGATTAAGCGTTGGTTCTACGCCTCTTTTTAAAGGAAAACTCACAAACTATTTTCCTGTAAGCTGGTACGATTTTTATAGAACTCTTATGAGGTTTATACTTCCTGCTTTAGCAGTTTTGATTATGATTTTGCGTGCAGAAAATCGTGAAGACAGATTGAATATGCAAAAAGCTATAATGAATACGATTGCATTAATTGCCGGCTGGTTTGGTATCTACGTTATAACGCAGGCACGTGCTCTTGTTCCTATGTTTGACACCCTTATTCTTGCAGGGCTCGGTGTAACTCACGTTATACTTTCTTATAGCTTTAATCAAAATTCGCTTTATGATTTTAAATATGTGATTGGAGGTATAATAACCTTTACTGTAAGTTATCTTTTACCAGCTTTTATAATAGGCTTTTTCTTTTCATTTTTGTGGCCAGTTTTTTTCAACTCGAAATTACTATTTTTTACTTATATTGCACTTGTCATAATAATTTGTATAACGATTTCTTATCAAGTTTCAAAGTTTTTGGAAAAAAAACAGTATTTCCGCTCGTTCTTGTATGCTCAAACTTTTGAAGATCAACTTTCAAAATTGGACTATTCGATAGAACCAGAAGAAATTGTACGCAACGTTAAAAATATATTCGTTCATAATCTTGGACTTTCAAAGATGACGATTTTAATTGAATCAGAAAACCTTTTAAAACCCGTATACGAAGAAGAACCTAGTGGAATCGTCTTGGATTTAAAAGATAGAATTATCGATTCCCTTTTAAATCAGGGAAGGACAATTATTTTAAAAAGTGATATTGAAAATTCGCATGTTTACCAAAGCGAAAAACAAGAAATCCTTGAGCTTTTTAATAAAACTTCATCGCAAGCTATAATCTTGCTTGCAGAAGGTAGACGTTTGATAGGTGCTTTGTGTCTTGGCGAAAAAGCAGGCGGTAACATTTACGCTACATACGACTTTAATACTTTTTCTAAATTGTATTCATATCTTTTTGTATTTGGATATTACTTAAAAAACATTGCAAACCAAGCGATTGTTGGAACTGTAAACCGTGAAATTAAGATGTCTAATCAGATAATTGCGTCCATCCAAGAGAATATGGATCACATCCAAAATTTGAAATTTGACACCGGCTACATAATGGAACACGCGCATAATATTGGAGGTGAATTTATCGACTTAATTCGCCTTTCGGAAAAACGACATATTTTTGTGTTGGGAGATTTGAGTGGAAAAGGAATTTCTGCATCAATGGGTATGGTAATCACAAAATCTATCATACGTACTTATCTTGAAGAAACAAGAGATTTTAAACTGCTCATAGAAAAGGTCAACAATTTTATTCACTCTAATCTACCAAAGGGAACTTTCTTTGAAGGAGTTTTTGGTCTCATAGATTTTGCAGATGACACAATGTACTATATCAACTGTGGAGTTCCAGCATTATTTTTGTACACCCAATCGTATAACAACGTAATTGAAATTCAGGGTGCAGGTCGCGTTCTTGGATTTGTAAAAGATATTGGTAAGTTCATAAAAGTAAAAAAAGTAACGCTTAATCCTGGTGATATTGTTGTAACTTGTACGGACGGTCTTATAGATTCAAAATCTTTGAGAGGCGAACAATACGGCAAAGAGCGAATTCAGAAGTCTATTACAGAAAGCACTGCTTTTTCTGCACATAGTATGGCTTATTCGATTTATCAGACAGCGACAGATTTTCTTTCTAAAGAATTGGACGATGACGTTTCAATCCTTGTTATAAAACGGCTCGAAAATATTTAGAGTTTTTGTATTGGTTTCTTTTAATTTTGTAGGAGATTTTTGATTTATGGATAGTTTAAAACTGACAGAAAAATTTGGTTCAAATTATATCCTTTATGAAGTTTCTGGTGTTATAAACTCTTATACTTTGGATGAGCTAAAGACAAAAATTTATTCAACTGTTGTTAGTTCAAATCTTGTTTTAGATCTTTCTATGACAGAAGCGATTGATTCGGCAGGAGTTGGTATTATAATGGCAGGATTTAACGATGCACAAGAGTTTTCTCATAAGCTTTATATAATGAACCCTTCACCAGCTGTTCGTAAAGCGTTAGATGACACAGGTTTTTCTGATACTTTTTATTTTATACACTCTGTAACAGATGTAACTGACTAAAATGAAAAAAATAATTTTTATTGTACCTTTAGTTTTTTATCTTTTTGGATGTACAAAACTTTTAACTGCGAATGGAATTAAAAATCAAAGTGGAACGATTCATTCATTTTTAGAAAAAAAATCTGAAAAAACTTCTGTCGACTTAAAAGAAAATTTAAAAAGCGATGCCCAGATAGAAAAATTGCGGCTTGTCCTTTCTAAAATGAGCGAGCGCTGTAAAAATGCAATTCCAAATGGAGACGCAAACGAATTTTTGGCAGATTTGGATGAAGTTTTAAAAAGCGAAGCGGAATTTAACAGCGATGATTTAAGTCCATTTTTCTTAATCGACAAACAGCATCTTGCTCCCGAAAATTACGAGCCAAAAAATCTCATTCATCTCGAAAAAAATCCAGTTTATAACATAAATAAAAATAATCTTTATCTTCGCCAGGAAGCCTTTAATGCACTAAAAGAGCTTGCGCAAGCTGCAAAAGAAGATGGAGTTATCTTAACGGTGAGCTCAACATATCGCTCATACGAGTATCAGGTAAATCTTTTTAATTATTGGGTAAAGGTTGACGGTTTAGAAGAGGCGGAGCGTTCGAGTTCTCGTGCAGGAACGAGCCAGCATCAACTTGGGCTTGTCATTGATTTTGCCCCAGTTTCTGATGCGTTTGACCAGACTCCAGCAGGGCAGTGGGTTTTTAAAAATGCTTCAAAGTATGGCTGGAGCCTCAGTTTTCCAAAAGGCTACGAAGATGTTACTGGCTATAAATGGGAAAGCTGGCATTTTAGATATGTAGGAAAAAAAGCTTGTAAATTTCAGCAAAAGTGGTTTTCTAACGTGCAGCAGTTTATGATTGAATTTTTAAGCGAATGGAAGAATTGCGACCCAGCTTAAAATATCGCGGATAGAATGAAATAAACATTTTATTGAAGATTAAAACTGCTATTGCTTTTAATTTTTAACATAAACAAAAAATCCTACAAAATAAAAAAATCCTGCAAATAAAAACACTTGCAGGATTTTTTATGCTTGTAAAACTATTTTACAACGATGTTCACGAGTTTTTCTGGAACAACGATTATCTTGACAATCGTTTTACCGTCGCAGAATTTTTTAAATCCTTCGGTCTGTTTTGCAAGTTTTTCAAGTTCGTCTTTTGACGCTCCCACTGCGACTTTAAATTTATCGCGGACTTTGCCATTTACGCTTACGACTATTTCTTTTGTATCTTCGACACAGAATTTTGAATCAAATTCTGGCCATTTTTCTTTGGATGTGCTTTGGTTGTGCCCCAATTTTTGCCACAATTCTTCACATAAGTGTGGTGCATAAGGAGAAAGTAAAAGGACAAAACCTTCCCACATAGCTTTTGGAAGCGAATCAAATTTTGACGCTTCATTTATAAAAATCATCATTTGACTTATTGCAACGTTAAAATCCAAATTAGCTGTATCATCTGTAACTTTTTGAACTGTCTTTGCATAAGTTTTTCTTAAATCGGCAAGGTTGTCGTCAAGTTTTCCTGTTATGTCGATTTGTGTCATTGGTTTTTCAGAAAGCGTCCAAATTTTATCCAGAAATCTGTTTATTCCGACCAAGCCCTGTGTGTTCCACGGTTTAGAAACTGTAAGCGGTCCCATAAACATCTCGTACATTCTTACGCTGTCTGCACCATAGTTTTTTATCATCTCGTCTGGATTTACGACATTTTTAAGCGATTTAGACATCTTTGCGATAACCCTTTCGAGTTCTTCACCATCGTCTTTCGCATAATACTTGCCATCTTTTTCTATAACAGCGTCAACAGCAACAAGCGACTTGGATTTTCTCTGGAATGCAAAAGATGTTATCATTCCTTGGTTTATGAGACGCTTAAAAGGTTCTTTTGTGGAAACCAATCCGCAGTCGTACAAAACCTTGTGCCAAAATCTTGCATACAAAAGATGAAGAACAGCGTGTTCTGCTCCACCAACATACAAGTCTACAGGCATCCAGTAAGATTCTTTTTTAGGATCGCAAAATGATTTTTCCTGATTTGGATCTATATAGCGAAGATAATACCAGCAGCTTCCAGCCCATTGTGGCATCGTATTAGTTTCGCGCTTTGCAGGCTTTTTACATTTCGGACAAGTGCAATTTACCCAAGAGTCAATTCCTGCAAGAGGAGACTCGCCGGTTCCCGTTGGCTGATACGTTTTTACGGCAGGCAATTCAAGCGGAAGTTCATCTTCTGGAACAGGAACAGTACCGCAGTTCTCGCAGTGAATCAGAGGAATTGGTTCGCCCCAATATCGCTGCCTGCTGAATACCCAGTCGCGCAATTTATAATTTATTGCTTTTTTGCCAATCTTTTTTTCTTCCAAAAAATCGAGCATTTTTTCGATTGCGTCTTTTTTATTCAATCCGTTTAAAAATTCAGAATTTACATGAATTCCGTCTTCTGTCCACGGCTGTTCTTGAACGTCAACTTCGCTTTTTAAAACTTCGATTATCGGAAGGTCAAATTTCTTTGCAAATTCCCAGTCGCGACTGTCGTGTGCAGGAACCGCCATAATTGCACCAGTTCCATAAGAGATTAAAACATAGTCAGCAACCCAAATTGGAATGAGTTTATTGTTTACAGGATTTATCGCATAAGTTCCAGAAAAAACACCAGTTTTGGTTTTTGCCAAATCAGTGCGTTCAAGGTCTGACTTTTTTGCCGCTTCTTCTATGTATGCTTCAACCTTTTCTTTTTGTTCAGAAGAAGTAAGTTTTTCAATCATGGGGTGCTCTGGAGAAATTACCATGTATGTAGCACCAAAGAGCGTGTCGCATCTCGTCGTGTATACGGTTAATTTGTCGCCAGTTGGTTTGCCATCTTTTCCTGCAACTGCAAAATCAACCTCTGCACCTGTAGATTTACCAATCCAGTTTCTCTGCATCGCTTTTACGCTTTCGGGCCAATCAAGTTCATCTAAATCTTCGAGCAGACGCTCAGCATAAGCGGTTATCTTTAAAATCCACTGCCTTATAACCTTGTGCGTAACTTGCGAGCCGCATCGATCGCAGTGACCTTCTTTTACTTCTTCGTTAGCAAGTCCTGTCATACAAGAAGGACACCAGTTTATAGGAGTCTGAGCTTCGTACGCCAAGCCTTTTTTATATAGTTGCAAAAATATCCACTGTGTCCATCTGTAGTAGTCTGGAGTACAGGTTTTAATTTCTCTGTCCCAGTCGTACGAAAAACCCAAAGCCTTAATCTGCTTAGAAAAATTTTCTATATTCTTAAAAGTGGTTTCCGCAGGGTGAGTTCCTGTTTTAATCGCATAATTTTCTGCTGGAAGCCCAAAAGCGTCGTACCCCATAGGATGCAAAACATTGTAGCCGTTCATCCTCAAAAATCTTGAATAGATGTCAGTCGCAGTGTAGCCTTCGGGGTGGCCAACATGCAGCCCCGCTCCGCTTGGATAAGGAAACATATCAAGAACATAGCGCCTTTTTTCTTTAGGAAACGCAGGGTCTTCAAAAGTTTTAAAAGTCTTGTTTTCTTCCCAGTATTTTTGCCATTTAGTTTCAATATTCTCAAACGGATACATGTAAAACACCTCTTTTAGCAGACTTTAAAATAAAAATCCGCAAGTAAAATAACAAAGCGATTGTACCATTTTCGCAAATTCTTGAAAATACGGGGCTTCCGGCGAGAACGCCGTCGTGCTGTCCGCAGTTCGCCGTCTTACGCGGCTCATCCCTCGCTTCGCTCGGGACTATGCTGCTACCATCACTAAGCCAAAGTCAATATAATGTTAAAAAGGATGAACTTTTCAAAAAAATATCACAAAATACTTTGCAAAGAATTTCCTGCTTGGCTCAATGAATATTTAAATCTTAAAATTTTACAGAGGTTAAAAGGCATTGGACTTTTGTGCGGAACCGACTGGACAAAACTTTATTCAAACTGCTTTTTTTACAGCCGTTTCGATCATAGCCTAGGAACTGCACTTATAACCTGGAATTTTACAAAGGACAAAGTTCAGACTTTAGCAAGCCTTTTTCACGACATAGCAACCGCGGCTTTTAGCCACGTAAACGATTTTAGAAACGGCGACGCATTAAAGCAGGAATTTAGCGAGGGTAAAACTCAACAAATACTCCAACAAGACATCGAGTTAAATCGCCTTCTGGAAAGAGATGGAATCCCTTTAGAAAAGATTGCAAATTATCATGACTATCCAGTCTGCGACAACGAAATTCCTCGCCTTTCGTCCGACCGTCTGGAATATATGTTTCCAAGCAATATGTCTCTTTCAAAACGAATAAAAGGAAAAGTTTGGACTTTAAAAGAAGCTAAAAAAATCTATTCTGCCATTTGCATTTTAAAAAACGAAGATGCACAGGATGAATTAGGTTTTACCGATATTCATCTGGCAGAACTTTACACAAAAGGCTTTTGCGATTGCGCTTTGATTCTTCAAAAAAACGAAAATAAAATCGCTCTAAACATGCTCGGCAAAATCGTAAACACTGCAATTCAAACTGGCGTTTTAAGCGAGGACGAGTGTTTTTATGAGACGGAAAAAATCTTGATAAAACGCCTGAATCTTTATGCAAAAAAAAATCCACAGACGGAACTTTCTGTCTTAATAAAAACCTGGCGCACGATGAAAAAAATTGAACGATTTAAAACCGCTCCATCAGATGATTTTTACTTTGTAAATTTGCAAGTAAAAAAACGCTACATCGATCCGCTCGTTATAGTTAAAGGTCAAAATGCCGTACGCCTTTCTTCAATAAGCAGAGTTGCACAGCATGAAATTCAAAAAGTTTTAACATATAACGACGCGCCGTTTGCTGGTGTAAAACTTTTGCGCAAAAATCAAAGTTAATTCTATTAAAAATAATTGCCGATAATAAAACTATGAAAAAATCAACAAAAATCTTAATGCTTTTTCTTATACATTTTTTTATCGCTTTTTCTTGTTTTGCAAAACCAAATATAAAATTTGGTATTGGCTCTGGCTATGTTTTTTATGGCGATAAAGATTTAAAGAGCAAACTCGACTCTTTTAACCGCTCTGCACAGATGATTCTCTGCTCAGACGCTGTTTTTTTTATTCCTCTTGCCCAAAATATTTCTTTAACTTTTGGGGCAGACACCGTAATCGATGCAAGATGGAAAGGAAGTAATCACATTTATCTTTGGGATTATTGCGGAACTTTTGGTTTTAGATTTTATCCTGGATTTGCAGGATTGAACGCAGATGTTCAGTATTGCCTTGGCAGGCGTACTGATTTTTTTGGACTTTCAGATCAAGATGAATACATACATTCGAGCGACTTTGGAAACGGTTTTGCATTTTCTTTAGCGTACGATTTTGGCTGGCAGAAAAAAGGCTTTGATCCAGAAATTTGTGCTTCTTGGCGGCACATGCCACGTGGCGGTTCTTCCGACAATATAATCGAAATAAAATTTAGATTTTAGTTCTATCCAAAATACTTAAATCATTCATTAAAATTCGCTTAAAATTTTTGCTCGTTTTAATTGCGCTCATTTGCAGATAAATAAAACATACAGTAAACTAAAAAACAGCGAGAGATTTCATTTTTTAGGATTTAAAAATGCGGATTCAAACCGATGGTCTTATACCAGAAATTCCTGAATCTTTGGATGAAGATGTTTCAACCCTTGCAGAAGTAGGAATCGCTGTTGACGTTGGAACTACAACTGTTGCGGTAAATGTCTGGTCGCTGGCAACCCGAAAACTTTTAGCAACTGTGGCAGAAAAAAATTCTCAAATGCGCTACGGTTTTGATGTCATAAAACGCATAACCTTTGCAACTCGCCCTCCGCTTACAGGCTCTTCTCGAGTTGTGGAATCCGGACCTTCAGCATTGCACTACGCAATAGTTGCACAATTAGAAAAAATGTTTTCTCAAGCTATGGTGCAGGCTTCAAAAAAAGCACCCCGGGGAATTCGTCTAGAAGTTTCTAAAATCGTGATAACAGGCAACACTACTATGTTAAGTTTTGTCTGTGCTTTTCCTGTAGATTCCCTTGCAGTTGCACCTTTTACACCTCCGTCGCATTTTGGCTTTGTTTCTAGTTGGCACGAAATAAGAACAGGGCAGGTAAACGAAAAATGCAGCCCTTTAGATTTGCCCACGCCAGAAATTTTACATCTATTTTCTTCTAGCGTAATAAATAAAAATACTTCGGTTTATTTTCCGCCGTGCATAGGCGCTTTTATTGGTGCGGATACCGTTTGCGCAATGCTTTCCGCAGGATTTTCTGCTTTAGATGGCGAAAAACACACCGCTTTTGAATATCCTTTAGATGTTCCTCTTTTGCTTACAGATATTGGAACAAATACAGAAATTGCTCTCTATATTCCTTCTACAGATTCTAAAAAGAGTAAAATTTTATGCACTTCGGCTGCGGCAGGTCCTGCATTTGAAGCGGCAAATATAAGTTGCGGAATGAGTTCTGTAGACGGTGCAATCGATAAAGTTTTTTACAATGGAAATTTGGAATGCAGTGTCATAGGTGGCGGTTGTGCAAAGGGAATTTGTGGCTCTGGTCTTATAAGTGCGGGCGCTGTTTTGTATAAGAACAATTTTATAGACAGTTCTGGAGTTATTCAAAAATCAATTTCAAAACTCGGCGACGGGACAAATTGCATTCAGCTCACTCCAGCAGTTTATCTTTCGCAATCGGACATAAGAAATATGCAGCTTGCAAAATCCGCAGTTTTTATAGGGCTTTCGTATATGATAGAACGCTCTCCATCGCTTCCTGTTTTGTGCTTGGCTGGAAGTTTTGGTTCTAATCTGGACATGCAAGAAGCGAGCGCTATCGGTTTGATTCCGTCTTCGCTTGAAAAACGCTGCGTAAGTTTAGGAAATGCTGCTCTGGCAGGTGCTTCGGTCTTGCTTTTTTCAAAAACTTTGCGAAATAAGGCACTCGCACTTGCAAAAAATTCTATTCAAATAAATCTTGCCGCAGTGCCAGATTTTCAGCACCGATATTTAAGTTCAATAGATTTTAAATCGCATTAAAAAAATATATTTATAAAAATTTAAGAGGAAAAATTCCATGAAAAATCAATTAAAACGGTCTTTTTTGCTCGCTATAATTGTTTTAATACTTACTGGCTGTTCAAAAAAACAGGTTTCAGTTCCAGAAATAAATTTAAAGGTTTGCGATATTCATTCGGAAGGGTATCCCACAGTTGTCGGTCTTCATGAATTTTCTCGCCTTGTAAAAGAAAGATCTCGTGGCCGCATAAATATAGAAGTCATTGCAGACGGCATAGAAGGTGGAGAAGAAGAAACCTTGGAAATGGTAAAATTCGGCAAAATCGATTTTACAAGAACATCGTGCGCGTTGCTTCCTGTAATAGAGCCAGATTTTGAACTTCTTTTTGTGCCAGGTCAGTACAGAGATGCGATTCACTTTTGGAAAGTCATAGATGGAGAAATCGGTTCAAGGATGTTAAAAAAGATGGAGCAGCATTCGCTTTATGGGCTTTGCTATTACGACTCAGGAGCGAGAAGTTTTTATTCAAACGACAAAATTTCAAGTTTTAGCGATTTAAAAGGTTTAAAAATAAGAACACAAGCTTCAGTTCCAATGCTGGAATTCATAAATGCACTGGAAGCAAAACCTGTTCCAATGGACTTGCGCGAAGTTGAATCCGCATTCCGTTCCCATAAAATCGATGCTGCAGAAAATAACATTCCTTCATACGAAGCCACAGGGCAGTATAAAGTTGCAAAGTACTATTTTAAAGATGAACATTCAAGAATTCCCGATATTTTGGTTGGCTCAAAAAAATCACTCGCTGCACTCACTCAAAGCGATATAAATTTGATTTTCGAGGCAGCGCAAGATTCTGGAGCGGTGCAAAAAATGGCCTGGCTTGAATACGAAAAAACTGCGCTCGAAAAAGTTGTTGCCGAAGGTTCAATTATAACAACTCCAAAATTGGACGACAGGCTAAAAACTCTCCAAAAAATTCGCCCTTTAATTTACAAGCATTTTACAGAACGCCAGTTAGAAATTTTAAACGAAATTCAAAATACAAATTAGCTTATGTGCGGCTTTTTGCTGCACTTGCGTTGTGCAAAAAACGGGCTTTGCGTGGTTCGCTAACGCTCATCGTCCTCGTCGCTTTGCTCCTGCGGTCGACGGCTTCGCCGCCACTTCAATCCCTGCCGCTTGTCGCACAGGAGGTGCGACCTGCAATATATGTTGACAGTTTTGCAAAAAACTGTCGCTTTAAGAAAAACACGGAAGTTTTTCTTAAAGCACAATCCCTTGCCGTTGGAAGCTCGCAGGCGGGTAGCGGGGCTACAAGTAGACCCTGCCGCTTGTCGCACACGGCGGTGCGACCAAGAATTAAATGCTGACAGTTTTGCAAAAAAAAACTTTACAAGCACAAACCCCTGTGCTAATAACATATTTTTTTTCGTTTGACATCAATAACTTCTTACTATAGAATATATTCGGTATTTTGGGGGCGGTTTTTTGAAAATCGACGCTTTGCGTTTTATTTTTGCAAAAATCCAACTCCTTAATAAATGCAAAGGAGAATATTGTGAATATTTTATTATTCGTAATTCTTCCTGTTGCTGGTATAGTTCTTGGATGGATTATTCGTTGGTTGTATGCCAAATTTCAATTATCTTCGGCGGAGCAGAAAGCTGAACGTGTTAAGCAGGACGCAATAAAAGAAGCGGAAGCCCAGAAAAAAGAATATTTGCTTGAAGTAAAAGATCAACTCCTCAAAGAACGTCAACAACAGGAACGTGAAAACCGTGAACGTCGTAAAGAAATTCAGGTTTATGAATCAAGGGTTGCAAAAAAAGAAGAACTTGTAGACAAACGCAGCAATGAACTCGATAAAAAAGAGCAGGATTTTGTTGAACGAGAATCTTCCATGCAAAAGCGTGAAAATCAAATTGCTGTTCAAGAAGAGACTTATCGTCGCGAGCTTGAAAGAATTTCTGGTCTTTCTGCGCAAGAAGCAAAAGATTTAATCATTAAAAATCTTGAAAACGAAGCTCGCCACGATGCACAGGCGCTTTTAAACAAGATTGAACAGGAATCGCAACTTACTGCCGACAAAAAAGCGCAGCAAATCTTAGTCGAAACTATACAGCGCCTTGCTACCGAAGTTACCAGCGATATAACAGTTGCAACTGTTTCTCTTCCTGGCGACGAGATGAAAGGTAGAATAATTGGTCGTGAAGGTCGCAATATTCGTGCTTTGGAAACTTTAACTGGCGTTGATATAATAATCGACGACACTCCAGAAGCGGTTGTAATAAGTTGTTTTGATCCTGTGCGCAAAGAAATTGCGAAGCAGTCTTTGGAGCGCCT
This window harbors:
- a CDS encoding PP2C family protein-serine/threonine phosphatase; amino-acid sequence: MIYVVLNLVMAVYAIGLAFYVDRQSKEKVANPLIIMSVYLAITFAFVALTLLVNSFFPDRLPLMFFRVSLICSSIFEIEFCTYCILFPSYRRSSVVKFIKWIAILFAVWFCFTKISDLNITQFLGLSVGSTPLFKGKLTNYFPVSWYDFYRTLMRFILPALAVLIMILRAENREDRLNMQKAIMNTIALIAGWFGIYVITQARALVPMFDTLILAGLGVTHVILSYSFNQNSLYDFKYVIGGIITFTVSYLLPAFIIGFFFSFLWPVFFNSKLLFFTYIALVIIICITISYQVSKFLEKKQYFRSFLYAQTFEDQLSKLDYSIEPEEIVRNVKNIFVHNLGLSKMTILIESENLLKPVYEEEPSGIVLDLKDRIIDSLLNQGRTIILKSDIENSHVYQSEKQEILELFNKTSSQAIILLAEGRRLIGALCLGEKAGGNIYATYDFNTFSKLYSYLFVFGYYLKNIANQAIVGTVNREIKMSNQIIASIQENMDHIQNLKFDTGYIMEHAHNIGGEFIDLIRLSEKRHIFVLGDLSGKGISASMGMVITKSIIRTYLEETRDFKLLIEKVNNFIHSNLPKGTFFEGVFGLIDFADDTMYYINCGVPALFLYTQSYNNVIEIQGAGRVLGFVKDIGKFIKVKKVTLNPGDIVVTCTDGLIDSKSLRGEQYGKERIQKSITESTAFSAHSMAYSIYQTATDFLSKELDDDVSILVIKRLENI
- a CDS encoding STAS domain-containing protein yields the protein MDSLKLTEKFGSNYILYEVSGVINSYTLDELKTKIYSTVVSSNLVLDLSMTEAIDSAGVGIIMAGFNDAQEFSHKLYIMNPSPAVRKALDDTGFSDTFYFIHSVTDVTD
- a CDS encoding M15 family metallopeptidase, translated to MKKIIFIVPLVFYLFGCTKLLTANGIKNQSGTIHSFLEKKSEKTSVDLKENLKSDAQIEKLRLVLSKMSERCKNAIPNGDANEFLADLDEVLKSEAEFNSDDLSPFFLIDKQHLAPENYEPKNLIHLEKNPVYNINKNNLYLRQEAFNALKELAQAAKEDGVILTVSSTYRSYEYQVNLFNYWVKVDGLEEAERSSSRAGTSQHQLGLVIDFAPVSDAFDQTPAGQWVFKNASKYGWSLSFPKGYEDVTGYKWESWHFRYVGKKACKFQQKWFSNVQQFMIEFLSEWKNCDPA
- the leuS gene encoding leucine--tRNA ligase produces the protein MYPFENIETKWQKYWEENKTFKTFEDPAFPKEKRRYVLDMFPYPSGAGLHVGHPEGYTATDIYSRFLRMNGYNVLHPMGYDAFGLPAENYAIKTGTHPAETTFKNIENFSKQIKALGFSYDWDREIKTCTPDYYRWTQWIFLQLYKKGLAYEAQTPINWCPSCMTGLANEEVKEGHCDRCGSQVTHKVIRQWILKITAYAERLLEDLDELDWPESVKAMQRNWIGKSTGAEVDFAVAGKDGKPTGDKLTVYTTRCDTLFGATYMVISPEHPMIEKLTSSEQKEKVEAYIEEAAKKSDLERTDLAKTKTGVFSGTYAINPVNNKLIPIWVADYVLISYGTGAIMAVPAHDSRDWEFAKKFDLPIIEVLKSEVDVQEQPWTEDGIHVNSEFLNGLNKKDAIEKMLDFLEEKKIGKKAINYKLRDWVFSRQRYWGEPIPLIHCENCGTVPVPEDELPLELPAVKTYQPTGTGESPLAGIDSWVNCTCPKCKKPAKRETNTMPQWAGSCWYYLRYIDPNQEKSFCDPKKESYWMPVDLYVGGAEHAVLHLLYARFWHKVLYDCGLVSTKEPFKRLINQGMITSFAFQRKSKSLVAVDAVIEKDGKYYAKDDGEELERVIAKMSKSLKNVVNPDEMIKNYGADSVRMYEMFMGPLTVSKPWNTQGLVGINRFLDKIWTLSEKPMTQIDITGKLDDNLADLRKTYAKTVQKVTDDTANLDFNVAISQMMIFINEASKFDSLPKAMWEGFVLLLSPYAPHLCEELWQKLGHNQSTSKEKWPEFDSKFCVEDTKEIVVSVNGKVRDKFKVAVGASKDELEKLAKQTEGFKKFCDGKTIVKIIVVPEKLVNIVVK
- a CDS encoding HD domain-containing protein, yielding MNFSKKYHKILCKEFPAWLNEYLNLKILQRLKGIGLLCGTDWTKLYSNCFFYSRFDHSLGTALITWNFTKDKVQTLASLFHDIATAAFSHVNDFRNGDALKQEFSEGKTQQILQQDIELNRLLERDGIPLEKIANYHDYPVCDNEIPRLSSDRLEYMFPSNMSLSKRIKGKVWTLKEAKKIYSAICILKNEDAQDELGFTDIHLAELYTKGFCDCALILQKNENKIALNMLGKIVNTAIQTGVLSEDECFYETEKILIKRLNLYAKKNPQTELSVLIKTWRTMKKIERFKTAPSDDFYFVNLQVKKRYIDPLVIVKGQNAVRLSSISRVAQHEIQKVLTYNDAPFAGVKLLRKNQS
- a CDS encoding ASKHA domain-containing protein; protein product: MRIQTDGLIPEIPESLDEDVSTLAEVGIAVDVGTTTVAVNVWSLATRKLLATVAEKNSQMRYGFDVIKRITFATRPPLTGSSRVVESGPSALHYAIVAQLEKMFSQAMVQASKKAPRGIRLEVSKIVITGNTTMLSFVCAFPVDSLAVAPFTPPSHFGFVSSWHEIRTGQVNEKCSPLDLPTPEILHLFSSSVINKNTSVYFPPCIGAFIGADTVCAMLSAGFSALDGEKHTAFEYPLDVPLLLTDIGTNTEIALYIPSTDSKKSKILCTSAAAGPAFEAANISCGMSSVDGAIDKVFYNGNLECSVIGGGCAKGICGSGLISAGAVLYKNNFIDSSGVIQKSISKLGDGTNCIQLTPAVYLSQSDIRNMQLAKSAVFIGLSYMIERSPSLPVLCLAGSFGSNLDMQEASAIGLIPSSLEKRCVSLGNAALAGASVLLFSKTLRNKALALAKNSIQINLAAVPDFQHRYLSSIDFKSH
- the dctP gene encoding TRAP transporter substrate-binding protein DctP, which translates into the protein MKNQLKRSFLLAIIVLILTGCSKKQVSVPEINLKVCDIHSEGYPTVVGLHEFSRLVKERSRGRINIEVIADGIEGGEEETLEMVKFGKIDFTRTSCALLPVIEPDFELLFVPGQYRDAIHFWKVIDGEIGSRMLKKMEQHSLYGLCYYDSGARSFYSNDKISSFSDLKGLKIRTQASVPMLEFINALEAKPVPMDLREVESAFRSHKIDAAENNIPSYEATGQYKVAKYYFKDEHSRIPDILVGSKKSLAALTQSDINLIFEAAQDSGAVQKMAWLEYEKTALEKVVAEGSIITTPKLDDRLKTLQKIRPLIYKHFTERQLEILNEIQNTN
- the rny gene encoding ribonuclease Y produces the protein MNILLFVILPVAGIVLGWIIRWLYAKFQLSSAEQKAERVKQDAIKEAEAQKKEYLLEVKDQLLKERQQQERENRERRKEIQVYESRVAKKEELVDKRSNELDKKEQDFVERESSMQKRENQIAVQEETYRRELERISGLSAQEAKDLIIKNLENEARHDAQALLNKIEQESQLTADKKAQQILVETIQRLATEVTSDITVATVSLPGDEMKGRIIGREGRNIRALETLTGVDIIIDDTPEAVVISCFDPVRKEIAKQSLERLVTDGRIHPARIEEIVQKVTREIQQKIYEEGEKVLFDLGIHNMSQDGVRALGRLYFRTSYGQNVLTHSKEVAEIASLIASEIGANKELAKRAALLHDIGKGAESDSDKNHAEVGAEMARKMGEDPRVINAIAAHHQDCAPTTIEAVIVQIADAISAARPGARKETADNYVKRLENLEEIAEKFTGVEKAYAIQAGRELRILVNNEKIPDGEVKELAQKIAKQIETDLRYPGRIKLTMIRETRIVEYAR